The Arthrobacter sp. NicSoilC5 genome has a window encoding:
- a CDS encoding single-stranded DNA-binding protein, which produces MAGETTITVIGNLTNDPELRFTPSGSAVANFTIASTPRTFDRQSNEWKDGETLFLRAAVWREAAENVAESLTKGMRVIVTGRLKSRSYETKEGEKRTVIELEVDEIGPSLRYANAKVNRTQRSGGQGGGGFGGRNSGGGFGGGNSGGNQGGNSGGGWGGGNQQAAQDDPWATPGVSNAGGWGNGPDSEPPF; this is translated from the coding sequence ATGGCAGGCGAGACCACCATTACGGTCATCGGTAACCTCACCAATGACCCGGAATTGCGGTTCACACCGTCAGGTTCGGCAGTAGCGAACTTCACCATCGCTTCCACCCCCCGCACCTTTGATCGCCAGTCCAACGAGTGGAAGGACGGGGAAACCCTGTTCCTCCGCGCTGCCGTATGGCGTGAAGCAGCCGAGAACGTCGCCGAATCCCTGACCAAGGGCATGCGCGTCATCGTGACCGGCCGCCTGAAGAGCCGTTCCTACGAAACAAAAGAAGGCGAAAAGCGCACCGTTATCGAGCTTGAGGTCGACGAAATCGGCCCCAGCCTGCGCTACGCCAATGCCAAGGTCAACCGCACCCAGCGCTCCGGCGGACAGGGTGGCGGCGGCTTCGGCGGCCGCAACAGCGGCGGTGGCTTCGGAGGAGGCAACTCTGGTGGAAATCAGGGCGGCAACTCCGGTGGAGGTTGGGGCGGCGGCAACCAGCAGGCTGCACAGGACGATCCCTGGGCTACGCCCGGTGTCTCCAACGCAGGCGGCTGGGGCAACGGCCC
- the rpsF gene encoding 30S ribosomal protein S6 — translation MRPYELMVIIDPEVEERTVEPSLQKFLNVITNDGGTIEKVDIWGRRRLAYDIKKKSEGIYAVVNFTAKPETAKELDRQLSLNETIMRTKITRPEEQKVVAE, via the coding sequence ATGCGTCCTTACGAATTGATGGTAATCATCGACCCCGAGGTCGAAGAGCGTACCGTTGAGCCGTCGCTTCAGAAGTTCCTGAACGTCATCACCAACGATGGTGGAACCATCGAAAAGGTTGACATCTGGGGCCGTCGCCGTCTGGCTTACGACATCAAGAAGAAGTCCGAAGGTATCTACGCCGTGGTGAACTTCACCGCCAAGCCGGAGACCGCCAAGGAACTTGACCGCCAGCTGTCTCTTAACGAGACCATCATGCGCACCAAGATCACCCGCCCCGAAGAGCAGAAGGTTGTTGCTGAGTAA
- a CDS encoding glycoside hydrolase family 16 protein gives MPAPRKGSAKRAHRYQNETDPARTSPAFKSGAPARARRRWPLAAGLAAALLGAGSLGLGLTHGDGTADVARVASAEDAGSAAPTQTPDIPVPAPTPVPAVEAAPAAAPSPAEAPAPAPAAVPAPAAPAPPSEAPIAVAPAAAQLASTGTPAPAGVPGNWTMTFADEFNGAGLDTAKWSGCWFSPGCGTMNKVSTSPANVSVANGNLALGLSSSTSGGLVSTNPKGGAGTGFQFTTGYVEARIKFPGNANGLYNWPAFWTTGQSWPATGENDIAEVLQAKMTVNYHSGSGSHNQGGVGGNWANEYHTFGLHRMANSSDVYFDGVKVKSYPTDDGNAPQYIVLNVGASSTNPAYGAPSQMMVDYVRAWQ, from the coding sequence ATGCCCGCACCCCGCAAAGGCAGCGCCAAACGAGCGCACCGTTATCAAAATGAGACAGATCCCGCCCGGACATCCCCGGCCTTCAAGTCCGGTGCTCCGGCCCGGGCGCGCCGCCGCTGGCCCCTTGCCGCCGGTCTTGCCGCAGCACTCCTCGGAGCAGGTTCCCTTGGCCTGGGCCTGACCCACGGTGACGGAACCGCTGACGTGGCGCGGGTGGCGAGTGCAGAGGATGCCGGCAGCGCCGCACCCACCCAAACTCCGGACATTCCGGTCCCCGCTCCAACGCCAGTCCCGGCAGTCGAGGCCGCTCCTGCCGCCGCTCCTTCGCCGGCAGAGGCACCGGCACCTGCCCCCGCAGCAGTACCGGCACCCGCTGCCCCTGCCCCTCCCTCCGAAGCACCCATCGCTGTGGCGCCGGCGGCGGCACAGCTGGCCAGCACCGGGACGCCTGCGCCCGCCGGGGTCCCGGGGAACTGGACCATGACCTTCGCCGACGAGTTCAACGGGGCCGGACTGGACACCGCGAAGTGGTCCGGCTGCTGGTTCTCCCCCGGTTGCGGAACCATGAACAAGGTCTCCACCAGCCCGGCGAACGTCTCCGTGGCCAACGGGAACCTGGCCCTGGGGCTCAGCTCATCCACCTCCGGCGGACTGGTATCCACCAACCCGAAGGGCGGGGCGGGGACCGGCTTCCAGTTCACCACCGGCTACGTCGAGGCCAGGATCAAGTTCCCGGGCAACGCCAACGGCCTCTACAACTGGCCTGCCTTCTGGACCACCGGACAGTCGTGGCCGGCCACCGGCGAGAATGACATCGCCGAGGTCCTGCAGGCCAAGATGACCGTGAACTACCACTCCGGTTCCGGCTCCCACAACCAGGGCGGCGTGGGCGGCAACTGGGCCAACGAGTACCACACCTTTGGCCTGCACCGGATGGCAAACTCCTCGGACGTGTACTTCGACGGCGTCAAGGTCAAGTCCTACCCCACCGACGACGGAAATGCCCCGCAGTACATCGTGCTGAATGTCGGCGCCTCCTCCACGAACCCGGCCTACGGCGCGCCGTCCCAGATGATGGTGGACTACGTGCGCGCCTGGCAGTAG
- a CDS encoding glycosyltransferase family 4 protein: MKLLYVTESVPNRDPELGDGSSMIPYEVILHLPPGIAVTLLTFSGPVPVPAEIRNRCDTMYELAPREELSAFARSMGGLTGLGKHRRSTPSARAAAARLSASRDATLIHGPHALFLSHCVTGPLVLQTVDPWSIRAGMDTAIARTFRPAYRLREQLAARAERQLPPRARLLTVGAQDAAAWSATLGRPVTSIPNGTAVATGPRRERKAPVVCFAGSLNYAPNVDSATVLVNRIAPLVWREVPDARFVIAGRRPTPAVQALAGPRVDILANVPSILDVFQGADVAVFPDEHGVGIRNSVLEALAAGLPVVATPVAARELPAHPLLAVRDSQDTLVREVVEHLTAPKQPPGPSHGTAGTAAAGAVRTWDTVAGQYLAEVRAAMAGSSPAGELTRTNRQP; encoded by the coding sequence ATGAAGCTCCTGTACGTGACGGAAAGCGTGCCCAACCGGGATCCGGAACTGGGGGACGGAAGCTCGATGATCCCGTACGAAGTAATCCTGCACCTCCCCCCTGGCATTGCCGTCACGCTGCTGACTTTCTCGGGTCCTGTTCCGGTTCCGGCAGAGATCAGGAACCGCTGCGATACCATGTACGAACTGGCCCCGCGCGAGGAACTTTCGGCCTTTGCCCGCTCCATGGGCGGCCTCACCGGATTGGGAAAGCACCGGCGGTCCACCCCCTCCGCCCGCGCCGCCGCGGCCCGGTTGTCCGCAAGCCGGGACGCCACCCTGATCCATGGCCCCCATGCCCTCTTCCTGTCCCACTGCGTCACCGGTCCCCTGGTGCTGCAGACAGTGGACCCCTGGTCCATCCGGGCCGGCATGGACACCGCCATCGCCCGTACCTTCCGGCCCGCCTACCGGCTGCGCGAACAATTGGCCGCCCGCGCTGAACGGCAGCTGCCGCCCCGGGCCAGGCTCCTGACCGTCGGAGCCCAGGACGCAGCGGCCTGGTCCGCCACGCTGGGCAGGCCGGTCACGAGCATCCCCAACGGCACGGCGGTGGCCACCGGTCCCCGCCGGGAGCGGAAAGCCCCCGTGGTGTGCTTCGCAGGCAGCCTAAACTACGCGCCGAACGTGGACAGCGCCACGGTACTGGTCAACAGGATCGCGCCGCTGGTGTGGCGGGAGGTCCCGGACGCCCGCTTCGTCATCGCAGGGCGGCGCCCCACACCGGCGGTTCAGGCGCTGGCCGGACCCCGGGTGGATATCCTGGCCAACGTGCCTTCCATCCTGGATGTGTTCCAGGGCGCGGATGTGGCGGTTTTCCCGGACGAACACGGCGTGGGTATCCGGAACTCCGTCCTGGAGGCCCTCGCCGCGGGGCTGCCCGTGGTGGCCACGCCGGTGGCCGCGAGGGAACTTCCCGCACATCCGCTGCTGGCCGTTCGGGACAGCCAGGACACTCTTGTCCGCGAGGTGGTGGAGCACCTCACCGCCCCCAAGCAACCGCCCGGGCCTTCCCACGGCACCGCCGGAACGGCGGCCGCAGGCGCAGTCCGCACCTGGGACACCGTGGCAGGCCAATACCTGGCGGAGGTCCGTGCGGCCATGGCCGGTTCATCCCCGGCGGGGGAGCTTACCCGGACGAACAGGCAACCATGA
- a CDS encoding oligosaccharide flippase family protein: MTYAPGELERKGVRGALWQGLAFASGRVIVLVTTVVLARLLSPEEYGLVALALVLMAYAETIADAGVGQALVYLPKTPVIARSALLLSVALGAVLAVAALLAADAVEDLLGLEGVAPLVQVLGVSVLATACGAVPEAIMRRDLKFRQLTAAPVLRAATMGTVTLYLAFTGHGAWSLAVGTAAGSVAYAATCWFLVRREAPWQIWRVSKSAIGENVRFGAPVAGSTMLARAIFDVDYLVIGIVLGAHALGLYTLAFRLPEALILNVFFVLSTVLFPLYTQVRGDRQRLRDGYLKSVTVQALYGITAGVGLAVVAPVLVPVLFGQQWEESVTPLVFLALYAAARSLGAGANDVYKAMGRPGLSIWISVVRLVVLLPALVFATQWGIVGVACAQMVVAVVFAFGMQAVAAKVMGTRMRRMMRAAAPGLVCGAAVGLVGLVNLARHALGPVPTLAVMVVAGVGAVYAVLRFGYRDLHDEILGLFRRNHENPGAAESRTS, encoded by the coding sequence ATGACGTACGCGCCGGGGGAACTGGAGCGCAAGGGAGTCCGGGGAGCCCTGTGGCAGGGGCTGGCCTTCGCCTCGGGCAGGGTGATCGTGCTGGTGACCACGGTGGTCCTGGCACGGCTGCTCTCACCTGAGGAATACGGCCTCGTCGCCTTGGCGCTGGTGCTGATGGCCTACGCCGAGACCATCGCCGATGCCGGGGTGGGCCAGGCGTTGGTCTACCTGCCCAAGACACCGGTCATCGCCAGGTCGGCGCTGCTGCTTTCCGTTGCCCTGGGCGCAGTGCTGGCCGTGGCGGCCCTGCTCGCTGCTGACGCGGTGGAGGACCTCCTTGGGCTGGAGGGCGTGGCCCCGCTGGTGCAGGTCCTTGGCGTTTCGGTGCTTGCCACGGCCTGCGGTGCCGTCCCGGAAGCCATCATGCGCCGGGACCTGAAGTTCAGGCAGCTCACGGCGGCTCCTGTACTGCGCGCCGCAACCATGGGAACGGTGACCCTCTACCTGGCCTTCACCGGCCACGGCGCCTGGTCACTCGCCGTCGGAACGGCTGCCGGGTCGGTGGCCTATGCCGCCACCTGCTGGTTCCTGGTCCGCCGCGAGGCGCCCTGGCAAATCTGGCGCGTGAGCAAAAGCGCCATCGGGGAAAATGTCCGCTTTGGCGCCCCCGTCGCCGGCAGCACCATGCTTGCCCGGGCGATCTTCGACGTCGACTACCTGGTCATCGGCATTGTGCTGGGCGCACACGCCCTGGGTCTCTACACCCTCGCCTTCCGGCTGCCGGAGGCCCTGATCCTGAACGTGTTCTTTGTGCTGTCCACCGTCCTGTTTCCCCTGTACACGCAGGTCCGGGGCGACCGGCAGCGGCTGCGGGACGGCTACCTGAAGAGTGTCACCGTGCAGGCGCTCTACGGCATCACGGCAGGTGTGGGCCTGGCCGTAGTGGCGCCCGTCCTGGTCCCGGTCCTTTTCGGGCAGCAATGGGAGGAGTCGGTGACCCCGCTGGTATTCCTGGCCCTGTACGCGGCCGCCCGCTCCCTGGGTGCCGGGGCCAATGACGTCTACAAGGCGATGGGCCGGCCCGGTCTTTCCATCTGGATCTCCGTGGTCCGCCTGGTGGTCCTCCTCCCGGCCCTGGTCTTTGCCACCCAGTGGGGCATCGTGGGGGTCGCCTGCGCCCAGATGGTGGTGGCCGTGGTCTTCGCGTTCGGCATGCAGGCAGTAGCCGCCAAGGTCATGGGGACAAGGATGCGCCGGATGATGCGGGCCGCCGCTCCGGGCCTGGTGTGCGGCGCCGCGGTGGGCCTGGTGGGCCTGGTCAACCTGGCACGGCATGCCCTGGGACCGGTCCCCACGCTGGCTGTCATGGTGGTGGCCGGAGTGGGCGCGGTGTACGCGGTGCTGCGGTTCGGCTACCGGGACCTGCACGACGAGATCCTGGGCCTTTTCCGGCGCAACCACGAAAACCCGGGAGCGGCGGAAAGCCGGACCTCCTAG
- a CDS encoding aminoglycoside phosphotransferase family protein, whose amino-acid sequence MSFIDQFLRDHFDEFALDQYGLGKQWETLLLTPRFATSRHVVALVFPSRHSEPALVVKVPRQPGDNSGVRREAAMLAQLSAAVRDSGAGVPRLVGIRDVGPYTVLVETALTGLPLDPRTVAADLPAAVATGAAFVGALPCTQPAAGNVDWYQRAVAAPLAALEGLAGPDARTNELVGRTHELLAPLRRSQLPAVIEHGDLSHPNLLVKPGGALQVMDWERSLTDGVPGHDLVFYLQYLSESSEQAFAREAQMAAFDKAFGKGGWALEPLSRHLGMRGVDLSLLPLLVIATWARSTATLADRLAQEAEADPTQGNGKVRAALQADRDFWLWRHVVEAA is encoded by the coding sequence ATGAGCTTCATAGACCAGTTCCTGCGGGACCACTTCGACGAGTTTGCCCTGGACCAGTACGGCCTGGGCAAACAATGGGAGACACTGCTGCTGACCCCGCGGTTCGCAACCTCCCGGCACGTGGTGGCCCTGGTGTTCCCCTCCCGGCACAGCGAACCGGCCCTGGTGGTGAAGGTGCCGCGGCAGCCCGGGGACAACAGCGGCGTCCGCCGTGAGGCGGCCATGCTGGCCCAGCTCTCCGCCGCCGTCCGCGACTCAGGCGCCGGTGTTCCACGACTGGTGGGAATCCGGGACGTGGGGCCGTACACGGTGCTGGTCGAAACCGCGCTGACCGGCCTGCCGCTCGATCCCAGGACGGTGGCAGCGGATCTTCCTGCCGCCGTCGCCACCGGGGCCGCGTTCGTGGGGGCACTTCCCTGCACGCAGCCCGCCGCCGGCAACGTGGACTGGTACCAGCGCGCCGTTGCCGCGCCGTTGGCGGCCCTGGAAGGATTGGCCGGCCCGGATGCCCGGACAAACGAACTCGTTGGGCGCACGCACGAACTCCTTGCCCCGCTGCGCCGCTCGCAACTGCCCGCGGTCATCGAACACGGCGACCTGAGCCATCCGAACCTCCTTGTTAAACCCGGCGGCGCCCTGCAGGTCATGGACTGGGAACGGTCGCTCACGGATGGAGTGCCCGGGCACGACCTGGTGTTCTACCTCCAGTACTTGAGCGAATCCAGTGAACAGGCGTTCGCCCGGGAGGCCCAGATGGCGGCCTTTGACAAAGCCTTCGGCAAGGGCGGCTGGGCGCTGGAGCCGCTTTCCCGCCACCTTGGCATGAGGGGAGTGGACCTCTCACTCCTCCCGCTGCTGGTCATCGCCACGTGGGCGCGGTCCACCGCCACGCTCGCCGACCGGCTGGCGCAGGAGGCGGAGGCTGATCCGACGCAGGGAAACGGGAAAGTCCGGGCCGCCCTCCAGGCGGACAGGGACTTCTGGTTGTGGCGCCATGTTGTGGAAGCCGCGTAG